A genome region from Trachemys scripta elegans isolate TJP31775 chromosome 2, CAS_Tse_1.0, whole genome shotgun sequence includes the following:
- the TCIM gene encoding transcriptional and immune response regulator — MKAKKSNQISTMSTSLRVSPSVHGYRFDTALRKKAVANIYESTDQESLQKLFKNSGDKKAEERARIILDTDQDLEEKTRALMALKQRTKDKLFQFLKLRKYSIKVH, encoded by the coding sequence ATGAAAGCAAAGAAAAGCAATCAAATTTCAACCATGTCCACATCCTTAAGAGTGAGCCCATCGGTCCATGGCTATCGGTTTGACACAGCCTTGCGAAAGAAAGCTGTGGCCAATATCTATGAAAGCACAGATCAAGAATCTCTTCAGAAGCTCTTCAAAAACTCTGGCGACAAGAAAGCAGAGGAAAGAGCCAGAATCATACTTGACACTGATCAGGACTTGGAGGAGAAAACACGAGCATTAATGGCACTAAAGCAGAGAACAAAAGACAAACTTTTCCAGTTTCTGAAACTTCGGAAATATTCCATTAAAGTTCATTGA